One region of Flavobacterium sp. KACC 22763 genomic DNA includes:
- a CDS encoding tetratricopeptide repeat protein, with product MKNLLLYILLTVSFAVAAQEKDKSLPVGNEEYKQNKFTDAEANYRISESKFPKKSAAPYNLGNTIYRQNQISEAKFAYAKAIKNAKTRPEKHKAYHNLGNTFMKEKDYTQAVEAYKQALRNDPTDEETRYNYAYAKQKLKENPPKNDQKDKNKDKDKDKDKNKDKDKDKNKDKDKDKKDDKGDQDKDKKDGQNDPKKDDKSDNQGQPKPQPGGISKERVQNLLDAVNNEEKKIQDKVNAQKVKGSPKKTEKDW from the coding sequence ATGAAAAATTTACTTCTTTATATTTTACTAACCGTTTCTTTTGCAGTTGCTGCACAAGAAAAAGACAAATCATTGCCTGTTGGGAATGAAGAATATAAGCAGAATAAATTTACTGATGCTGAGGCAAACTATAGAATTTCGGAATCAAAATTTCCTAAAAAATCAGCAGCGCCTTATAATTTAGGAAATACCATTTATAGACAAAATCAGATTTCGGAAGCTAAATTTGCTTACGCGAAAGCGATAAAAAATGCCAAAACGAGACCTGAAAAACACAAGGCTTATCATAATCTTGGAAATACTTTCATGAAAGAGAAAGATTATACGCAAGCAGTTGAAGCTTATAAGCAAGCACTTCGTAACGATCCAACAGATGAAGAAACGCGCTACAACTATGCTTACGCTAAACAAAAGCTAAAAGAGAATCCTCCTAAAAACGATCAGAAAGATAAAAATAAGGACAAAGACAAGGATAAGGATAAAAACAAAGATAAAGACAAGGACAAAAATAAAGATAAGGACAAGGATAAAAAAGACGATAAAGGCGATCAAGACAAAGACAAAAAAGATGGCCAAAATGATCCTAAAAAAGACGATAAATCAGACAATCAAGGCCAGCCAAAACCACAGCCTGGAGGAATATCAAAAGAACGTGTTCAGAATTTATTAGATGCTGTTAATAATGAAGAAAAGAAAATTCAGGACAAAGTAAACGCTCAAAAAGTAAAAGGTAGTCCTAAGAAAACAGAAAAAGACTGGTAA
- a CDS encoding DUF58 domain-containing protein — protein sequence MDTKELLKKVRKIEIKTKRLSNHIFSGEYHSSFKGRGMTFSEVRQYQYGDDIRNIDWNVTARYNEAHVKVFEEERELTMVLMVDISGSESFGSKNQFKKDIVTEIAATMAFSATQNNDKIGLILFSDTVELYIPPKKGRSHVLRIIRELIEFEPKSYKTDIAQALKFLSGTQKKKAIVFMISDFMSDSYEHTLKIASKKHDITGVRVYDMREEKIPNLGMVSMLDSETGKIQLVDTSSKAVRMNYEKHYQEKLNYFKDTFRKSGAGIVNTRVDENYVTKLLGYFKSR from the coding sequence ATGGATACAAAAGAGCTTTTAAAAAAAGTACGGAAAATAGAAATCAAGACGAAAAGACTGAGTAATCATATCTTTTCGGGAGAATACCACTCTTCATTTAAAGGACGAGGAATGACGTTTAGCGAGGTGCGTCAATACCAATACGGAGATGATATTCGTAACATCGATTGGAATGTAACCGCACGCTACAACGAAGCTCACGTTAAGGTATTTGAAGAAGAACGCGAATTAACCATGGTTTTAATGGTTGATATTTCGGGTTCGGAATCTTTTGGTTCAAAAAATCAATTCAAGAAAGACATCGTAACCGAAATTGCGGCAACGATGGCTTTTTCGGCTACACAGAATAATGACAAAATTGGTTTAATCTTATTTTCTGATACAGTAGAATTATATATTCCGCCAAAAAAAGGGCGTTCTCACGTACTTAGAATTATTCGTGAATTGATTGAATTTGAACCAAAAAGCTACAAAACAGATATCGCTCAAGCTTTGAAGTTTTTATCTGGAACTCAAAAAAAGAAAGCCATCGTTTTTATGATCTCCGATTTTATGTCTGATTCTTACGAGCATACTTTAAAAATTGCTTCTAAAAAACATGATATTACTGGAGTTCGTGTTTATGATATGCGCGAAGAAAAAATTCCAAATTTAGGAATGGTCTCTATGCTGGATTCTGAAACAGGAAAAATACAATTGGTTGACACTAGCTCTAAAGCAGTTCGAATGAATTATGAGAAGCACTATCAGGAGAAATTAAATTACTTTAAAGATACCTTCCGTAAATCTGGAGCAGGAATTGTAAATACCAGAGTAGACGAAAATTACGTTACTAAACTATTAGGCTATTTTAAATCACGATAA
- a CDS encoding AAA family ATPase, which produces MEENTTTLDIRAINEKIERESAFIDLLTMEMNKVIVGQKHMVERLLIGLLGQGHILLEGVPGLAKTLAINTLSQAVQGSFSRIQFTPDLLPADVIGTMIYNIKANEFSIKKGPIFANFVLADEINRAPAKVQSALLEAMQEKQVTIGDSTFKLDRPFLVLATQNPVEQEGTYALPEAQVDRFMLKTVIDYPKIDEERFVIRQNLKGSFEKVNPVVSVDQILRAQEAVREVYMDEKIEKYILDIIFATRYPEKYKLADLKPLISFGASPRGSINLANAAKCYAFIKRRGYVIPEDVRAVVHDVLRHRVGITYEAEAENITSVDIINKIVNEIEVP; this is translated from the coding sequence ATGGAAGAAAATACAACGACTTTAGACATTAGAGCGATAAATGAAAAAATTGAAAGAGAAAGTGCTTTTATAGACCTTCTTACAATGGAAATGAACAAAGTTATTGTGGGTCAGAAACATATGGTCGAGCGTCTATTGATCGGATTACTTGGACAAGGGCATATTTTATTGGAGGGAGTTCCTGGTCTGGCAAAAACTTTAGCCATCAATACGCTTTCTCAAGCGGTTCAAGGTTCTTTCAGCCGTATCCAGTTTACACCAGATTTATTGCCAGCCGATGTTATCGGAACCATGATTTACAACATTAAAGCAAACGAGTTTTCAATTAAAAAAGGACCGATTTTCGCCAATTTCGTACTTGCCGATGAGATTAACCGTGCTCCTGCAAAAGTTCAGTCAGCACTTTTGGAGGCGATGCAGGAGAAACAAGTTACAATTGGTGACTCAACTTTCAAATTAGATCGTCCGTTTTTAGTATTAGCAACACAAAACCCAGTTGAGCAAGAAGGTACTTATGCACTTCCTGAAGCGCAAGTTGACCGTTTTATGCTTAAAACTGTTATCGATTATCCAAAAATTGATGAAGAGCGCTTCGTAATTCGTCAAAACTTAAAAGGATCTTTCGAAAAAGTAAATCCTGTAGTTTCTGTAGATCAGATTTTACGTGCGCAAGAAGCTGTTCGTGAAGTTTATATGGATGAAAAAATCGAGAAATACATCTTAGATATTATTTTCGCTACGCGTTACCCAGAAAAATACAAATTAGCCGATTTAAAACCGCTTATCAGTTTTGGAGCTTCTCCTCGTGGAAGTATCAACTTGGCTAATGCTGCAAAATGCTATGCTTTCATCAAACGTCGTGGCTATGTAATTCCTGAAGACGTTCGTGCAGTTGTCCACGATGTTTTACGTCACAGAGTTGGAATCACTTACGAAGCAGAAGCAGAAAACATTACTTCTGTAGACATTATCAACAAAATCGTTAACGAGATTGAAGTACCTTAA
- a CDS encoding ATP-binding protein, producing the protein MINKRLLIKNLLAHNDESSFYDKKRQLNLHSREGKGKFLKHICALSNSNPNNNSYIVVGVEDQDNEIVGDDFFDDSRIQNLVNAFLENPPKIQYENVPFPNLPKDKVIGLVTIKPKSKISYFKKGIHTILANSIFIRRGSNSIPLEEHEEIEKSNQNTETVIGIENSSRNSIQYTLDGVIDFMNFRHKDMSPKYHVFKELFVICWAGVPKKLRDKTYLSRVDIELINEQIKLFYSAQDVVTIDYNDDTFTITEYVPLGLNDKTSYYPLEEQTIYFFDNGYYKIDRQMLFQPPEFNRKMLHHIYNSNIALLRKLEKEISLSEREMKDLENLPSTFMICYLNGFEDARQKLIDAKLLLKPYKNIYSSFKEALRVLRKMKYDVQ; encoded by the coding sequence ATGATTAATAAGCGCCTTTTAATTAAAAATCTCCTCGCTCATAATGACGAAAGCAGTTTTTATGATAAGAAAAGGCAATTGAATCTTCATTCCAGAGAAGGAAAAGGAAAGTTCTTAAAGCACATTTGCGCATTATCCAATTCAAATCCAAACAATAATTCTTATATCGTAGTTGGAGTAGAAGATCAGGATAACGAAATTGTCGGTGATGACTTCTTTGATGATAGCCGAATTCAAAATCTGGTCAACGCTTTCTTAGAAAATCCACCGAAAATTCAATATGAAAACGTTCCTTTTCCCAATCTTCCAAAAGACAAAGTAATCGGTCTGGTTACCATCAAACCTAAAAGCAAAATCTCTTACTTTAAAAAAGGAATTCACACTATTCTTGCCAACAGCATTTTTATAAGACGTGGCAGTAATTCGATCCCTCTAGAAGAACACGAAGAAATCGAAAAAAGCAATCAGAATACGGAAACGGTAATCGGGATTGAAAATAGTTCTCGAAATAGTATTCAATATACTTTAGACGGAGTTATCGATTTTATGAATTTCCGACATAAAGATATGTCTCCGAAATATCATGTTTTTAAAGAATTGTTTGTAATCTGCTGGGCTGGAGTTCCTAAAAAACTGCGTGATAAAACATATCTTTCAAGAGTTGACATCGAATTGATAAACGAACAGATTAAACTTTTTTATTCTGCACAAGATGTGGTTACGATCGATTATAATGATGATACTTTTACCATAACAGAATATGTTCCTTTAGGCTTAAATGACAAAACGAGTTATTATCCGCTAGAAGAGCAAACGATTTATTTTTTTGATAACGGATATTATAAAATTGATCGACAAATGCTTTTTCAGCCACCTGAGTTTAACCGAAAAATGCTGCATCATATTTATAATTCTAATATAGCGCTGCTTAGAAAACTGGAGAAAGAAATTTCTCTATCTGAACGCGAAATGAAAGATCTGGAAAACCTTCCTTCTACTTTTATGATTTGTTATTTGAATGGTTTTGAAGATGCCAGACAGAAGTTAATTGATGCAAAATTATTACTGAAACCTTATAAAAATATCTATTCTTCTTTTAAAGAGGCTTTGAGAGTTTTGCGTAAGATGAAGTATGATGTTCAATAG
- a CDS encoding aldo/keto reductase: MSKTVLSPIISGTMNWGVWDKNLTTKEMENMIQVSIENKITTFDHADIYGSYTTEADFGKAFHASKIDREKLQLITKCGIQMIAEKRPENKIKHYDYSKDYIIKSVETSLKNLKTDYVDVFLLHRPSPLMQADEIAEAVEKLKGEGKIIDFGLSNFTSSQTELIRSKTEVSYNQVQFSATHYEAMTDGSLDYMQTHGIRPLSWNPLGTVFREDTKKTRRLKKLFSELVEKYHLGSDTLLLAWILKHPAKIIPIAGTVNIARIQSLMKAVELEMDNQDWFAIWTESMGDDVP, from the coding sequence ATGAGCAAAACAGTCTTATCGCCTATAATTTCGGGCACTATGAATTGGGGAGTTTGGGATAAAAACCTTACAACCAAAGAAATGGAAAACATGATACAGGTAAGTATCGAAAACAAAATTACGACTTTTGATCACGCGGATATTTACGGTTCGTATACGACCGAAGCCGATTTTGGAAAAGCCTTTCACGCAAGTAAAATTGATCGTGAAAAATTACAACTAATTACCAAGTGCGGAATTCAGATGATTGCTGAAAAACGCCCTGAAAACAAAATCAAACATTATGATTATTCTAAAGACTATATTATTAAGTCTGTAGAAACTTCTTTGAAGAATTTAAAAACAGATTATGTAGATGTTTTTTTACTTCACAGACCAAGTCCTTTAATGCAGGCTGACGAAATCGCAGAAGCAGTTGAAAAGTTAAAAGGTGAAGGGAAAATTATCGATTTTGGTCTTTCAAACTTTACAAGTTCTCAAACCGAATTAATCCGCAGTAAAACAGAAGTAAGCTATAATCAGGTACAGTTTTCGGCAACGCATTATGAAGCAATGACAGATGGAAGTTTAGATTATATGCAGACGCATGGAATTCGTCCGTTGTCTTGGAATCCGCTTGGAACTGTTTTTAGAGAAGACACCAAAAAAACACGTCGTCTGAAAAAACTGTTCTCTGAGTTGGTAGAAAAATACCATTTAGGTTCTGACACTTTATTATTGGCTTGGATTTTAAAACACCCAGCAAAAATAATTCCGATTGCAGGAACAGTGAACATTGCCAGAATTCAATCTTTAATGAAAGCCGTAGAATTGGAAATGGATAACCAAGACTGGTTTGCTATCTGGACAGAAAGTATGGGCGACGATGTGCCTTAA
- a CDS encoding cystathionine gamma-synthase has protein sequence MKFNTKVIHGGQHHDPSTGAVMPPVYQTSTFVQTSPGKPLADYEYSRASNPTRTALEDALASIENGTRGLAFSSGLAATDCVLRSFKAGDEIIAMDDLYGGTYRMFSRVYKDSGIKFHFVDMTNIEKLKSLINENTKLIWVETPTNPLMKLADIQEIAKITQEKKILLAVDNTFATPYLQKPLDLGADIVMHSATKYLGGHSDVIAGALIVKDAALGDQLHFQQFATGATLGPMDSFLVLRGIKTLALRVQRHCENGEKVVEYLSNHPKIKTVYYPGLKNHPFHEIAKKQMKAFGGMVSFDFKSGKKEDSIAFLEKLKVFTLAESLGGVESLANHPALMTHASIPADKRAEVGITDDLVRLSVGIEDAEDLIADLEQALS, from the coding sequence ATGAAATTCAATACAAAAGTAATACACGGCGGGCAGCATCATGATCCAAGTACAGGTGCAGTTATGCCGCCAGTATATCAAACTTCAACATTTGTGCAAACAAGCCCAGGGAAGCCTTTGGCAGATTACGAATATAGTAGAGCTTCAAATCCGACGCGTACTGCTTTAGAAGACGCTTTGGCAAGTATTGAAAACGGAACCCGCGGATTGGCATTTTCGTCTGGTCTTGCAGCTACAGATTGCGTTTTAAGATCGTTTAAAGCGGGAGACGAAATCATTGCAATGGATGATTTGTACGGAGGAACTTACAGAATGTTTTCTCGTGTTTACAAAGATTCAGGTATTAAATTTCATTTTGTTGATATGACGAATATCGAAAAATTGAAAAGTTTAATCAATGAAAATACTAAACTGATTTGGGTAGAAACACCAACCAATCCGTTGATGAAATTGGCAGATATTCAGGAAATAGCTAAAATCACTCAAGAGAAAAAAATTCTTCTTGCTGTAGATAATACTTTTGCAACTCCTTATTTACAGAAACCTCTTGATTTAGGAGCTGATATTGTAATGCACTCTGCTACAAAATATTTAGGAGGTCATTCTGATGTTATTGCTGGAGCTTTAATTGTAAAAGACGCAGCCCTTGGAGATCAATTGCATTTTCAACAATTTGCAACAGGAGCAACTCTTGGGCCAATGGATAGTTTTTTGGTTTTAAGAGGAATTAAAACTTTGGCTTTAAGAGTTCAGAGACACTGTGAAAATGGAGAAAAGGTGGTAGAATACTTAAGTAATCACCCAAAGATTAAAACAGTTTATTATCCAGGTTTAAAAAACCATCCGTTTCACGAAATTGCAAAGAAACAAATGAAAGCTTTTGGAGGAATGGTTTCGTTTGATTTCAAATCTGGTAAAAAAGAAGATTCTATTGCGTTTTTAGAAAAACTGAAAGTATTTACATTGGCTGAATCTTTAGGCGGAGTAGAATCATTGGCCAATCACCCGGCATTAATGACACACGCGTCAATTCCTGCAGATAAAAGAGCAGAGGTTGGTATAACTGATGATTTGGTTCGATTGAGTGTTGGTATCGAAGATGCAGAAGATTTAATCGCAGATTTAGAGCAAGCGCTTTCTTAA
- a CDS encoding DUF3298 and DUF4163 domain-containing protein has protein sequence MKNYLFIIFLCLIFTSCKKELSFENETFEEKSTIPCANDCPKITIEVPIAKNIKVTSDSINKKVFAVIKEIVFFEEDSVKVDDYKSLAKSFITSYEEMHQKFPNDTFGWEAKIIGNVEFESDQVLNLKIDHYTFTGGAHGYQGYRSLLFDKKTGKTIFNKQLFKNENEFKAFAEKTFRSKYKIPEKANINATGLMFENDKFQLPQNIFYTSQGLLLYYNSYEAASYADGPKELVFPYEEVKKYLNFQ, from the coding sequence ATGAAAAATTACTTATTTATAATCTTTTTGTGTTTGATTTTTACAAGTTGCAAAAAAGAGCTTTCATTTGAAAATGAAACGTTTGAAGAGAAATCTACTATCCCGTGTGCAAATGACTGCCCGAAAATCACGATAGAAGTTCCAATTGCTAAAAATATTAAAGTAACATCAGACAGCATTAATAAAAAAGTTTTTGCTGTTATAAAAGAGATTGTATTTTTCGAAGAAGATTCAGTAAAAGTTGATGATTATAAATCGTTGGCAAAATCGTTTATTACCTCATACGAAGAAATGCATCAAAAATTCCCAAATGACACTTTTGGATGGGAAGCAAAAATTATTGGAAATGTCGAATTTGAATCCGATCAAGTTTTAAACCTTAAAATCGACCATTATACATTTACTGGCGGCGCTCACGGCTATCAAGGCTACCGATCATTATTGTTTGATAAAAAAACAGGAAAAACCATTTTCAACAAACAGTTATTTAAAAACGAAAATGAGTTTAAAGCTTTCGCCGAAAAAACTTTTAGATCAAAATATAAAATTCCAGAAAAAGCCAATATTAATGCTACGGGTTTAATGTTTGAAAATGATAAATTTCAGTTGCCTCAAAACATTTTTTATACTTCTCAAGGTTTACTTTTATACTATAACTCATACGAAGCCGCATCTTACGCAGACGGCCCAAAAGAACTTGTATTTCCGTATGAAGAAGTAAAAAAGTATTTGAATTTTCAATAA
- a CDS encoding vWA domain-containing protein — MELDEKKYLYLLLLIPIVVCIFLFNMYWKRRTQREFGDLEMVKRLSPEKSVFKPVLKIVVILLALTCLIIGLVNPKIGTKMETVKREGIDIVFAVDVSKSMLAEDVVPSRLDKSKQLVSQIINNLGSDRIGIVAYAGSAFPVLPITSDYSVAKMFLQSMSPGMVSSQGTSLDEAIKLSSTYFDEKSKTSKLLILISDGEDHSEGATAAAEEANKLGMKIITIGVGTERGGTIPLKENGVVRGYQKDQNGETVITKLNQEGLKTIAKATKGGYVYGGSTKEVLEYVKNALNNIQKTEFEATQMAEFQSQFQWFIGFAFLLLFLDIFLLERKTNWIKELDLFNEKK; from the coding sequence ATGGAATTAGACGAAAAAAAATATTTATATCTCTTATTACTCATCCCGATTGTGGTGTGTATTTTTCTTTTCAACATGTATTGGAAAAGGAGAACACAGCGTGAATTTGGCGATTTGGAAATGGTGAAAAGATTGAGTCCGGAGAAATCGGTTTTTAAACCTGTTTTAAAAATTGTAGTAATTCTTCTAGCTCTTACCTGTTTGATTATTGGTTTGGTAAATCCGAAGATTGGAACCAAAATGGAAACCGTAAAACGAGAAGGTATCGATATTGTTTTTGCAGTCGACGTTTCTAAAAGTATGTTGGCAGAAGACGTTGTTCCTAGCCGTTTGGATAAAAGCAAACAGTTGGTTTCGCAGATAATCAACAATTTAGGAAGTGATAGAATCGGAATCGTAGCTTATGCAGGAAGTGCTTTTCCTGTTTTACCAATCACATCAGATTATAGTGTTGCCAAAATGTTCCTGCAAAGCATGAGTCCAGGAATGGTTTCTTCTCAAGGAACATCTTTAGATGAAGCGATTAAATTATCTTCGACTTATTTTGATGAAAAAAGTAAAACCAGCAAATTATTAATTCTTATTTCTGATGGTGAAGACCATTCTGAAGGTGCGACTGCTGCGGCAGAAGAGGCCAATAAACTAGGAATGAAAATTATCACAATTGGTGTTGGAACAGAACGAGGAGGAACAATTCCGTTAAAAGAAAATGGTGTTGTAAGAGGCTATCAGAAAGATCAAAACGGAGAAACAGTAATCACCAAATTAAATCAAGAAGGTTTAAAAACAATTGCAAAAGCAACAAAAGGTGGTTATGTTTACGGCGGAAGCACAAAAGAGGTTTTAGAATATGTAAAAAATGCTTTAAACAATATTCAGAAAACAGAATTTGAAGCTACGCAAATGGCAGAATTTCAATCGCAGTTTCAATGGTTTATCGGATTTGCATTTTTACTGCTTTTCCTAGATATTTTCTTATTAGAAAGAAAAACAAACTGGATCAAAGAGTTGGATTTATTTAATGAAAAGAAATAA
- a CDS encoding vWA domain-containing protein: MSKITFLNPEFLWLFLLIPIAIIWFFWKRNQQSATLKMSSTAGFQNSESFWTKFKPALYVFRILALCSLIIALARPRTVDISNQTKTTKGIDIVMAIDVSGSMLAKDLKPNRMEALKRVAADFVEERPNDRIGLVLYASEAYTKTPVTSDKAIILEAIKGIKYDNVLQDGTGIGMGLATAVNRLKDSKAKSRVIILLTDGVNNAGFIEPETASDIAKQYGIKVYTIGLGTNGMAESPYAYAPNGGFLFKMQKVEIDEKLMRNIARKTDGTYFRATSNDKLAEIYNSINKLETTEIQELKFYDYDEKYRFFVLFAGFLLLLEVGLRNTVYRSFI, translated from the coding sequence ATGAGCAAGATCACTTTTTTAAATCCAGAATTTCTTTGGTTGTTTCTATTAATTCCGATTGCGATAATCTGGTTTTTCTGGAAACGCAACCAGCAATCGGCTACCTTAAAAATGAGTTCGACTGCGGGATTCCAAAATAGCGAATCGTTTTGGACAAAATTCAAACCTGCTTTATACGTTTTTAGAATTCTTGCTTTATGTTCTTTGATTATAGCTTTGGCTCGACCAAGAACAGTAGACATTAGTAACCAGACTAAAACAACAAAAGGAATTGATATTGTAATGGCAATTGACGTTTCTGGATCTATGTTGGCAAAAGATTTAAAGCCAAACCGTATGGAAGCTTTAAAAAGAGTTGCTGCAGATTTCGTCGAAGAAAGACCAAATGATAGAATCGGATTGGTTTTGTATGCTTCTGAAGCCTATACCAAAACTCCGGTTACAAGTGACAAAGCCATTATTCTTGAAGCTATAAAAGGCATTAAATATGATAATGTTTTACAAGACGGAACTGGAATCGGAATGGGATTGGCAACTGCTGTAAATCGTTTGAAAGACAGTAAAGCAAAAAGCCGTGTTATCATTTTACTTACCGATGGTGTAAATAATGCTGGTTTTATTGAGCCAGAAACGGCATCTGATATTGCAAAACAATACGGAATTAAAGTTTACACAATTGGTCTTGGAACAAACGGAATGGCAGAATCTCCATACGCATATGCTCCAAATGGCGGTTTCTTATTCAAAATGCAGAAAGTTGAAATCGATGAAAAACTAATGAGAAACATCGCCAGAAAAACCGATGGGACTTATTTTAGAGCAACAAGCAATGATAAATTAGCAGAAATATACAACTCAATCAATAAACTAGAAACAACAGAAATTCAAGAATTGAAATTCTACGATTATGACGAAAAATACAGGTTTTTTGTTTTATTTGCAGGCTTTTTACTGTTACTAGAAGTTGGATTAAGAAATACGGTTTATAGAAGCTTCATTTAA
- a CDS encoding GNAT family N-acetyltransferase, translating to MIYLENFEKKDYSELIDSVKNAKDLMQFGGPEFAFPLTEEQIDKTLSDKNRIAFRVANISNGNTIGHCEIYFYDGFAKLGRILIMDQNQRGKGIGEQMVTLLLQYIFENRKERNIELNVFDFNIGAQKCYEKVGFTLNPDKKYLREVDGETWTALNMVLNLEEWKNKN from the coding sequence ATGATATACCTAGAAAATTTTGAAAAAAAAGATTATTCAGAATTGATCGATTCTGTCAAAAATGCCAAAGATTTAATGCAATTTGGCGGACCAGAATTTGCTTTTCCTTTAACAGAAGAGCAGATCGATAAAACGCTTTCTGATAAAAATAGAATTGCTTTTAGAGTTGCAAATATTTCTAATGGTAATACTATTGGACATTGTGAGATTTATTTTTACGATGGTTTTGCAAAATTAGGTCGAATCTTGATTATGGATCAAAACCAAAGAGGAAAAGGAATTGGCGAGCAGATGGTGACTTTATTGCTGCAATATATTTTTGAAAACAGAAAAGAAAGAAATATTGAGTTGAATGTTTTTGATTTTAATATCGGAGCTCAAAAGTGTTATGAAAAAGTTGGGTTTACTTTAAATCCCGATAAAAAATATTTAAGGGAGGTAGATGGAGAAACTTGGACGGCGCTCAATATGGTATTGAATTTAGAGGAATGGAAAAATAAGAATTAA
- a CDS encoding DUF4382 domain-containing protein: MKAVNLKFRIFLLASLSTLFLASCSSSDSNDGSQTSKVSVRMTDAPGDYDQVNVEVLDVKIKSNSETGEDGWVSIGNIKPGVYNLLDLTGGVNVLLADNEVPSGYLGQIRLILGEHNTVVKDGTTYPLKTPSAQQSGLKLKVNQTLTAGATYDFLLDFDVEHSVVVEAGNSGNFNLHPVIRVSTNATSGIIKGIVTPFTFQSLVSVQIGDTTVSAYTDELGVFQLNGIPAGTYSVTITPDVSSQLPALIVPNVVVVNGQITNMNTLVLK; encoded by the coding sequence ATGAAAGCTGTAAACCTCAAATTTAGAATTTTTCTCTTGGCGTCATTATCTACTCTATTTCTAGCAAGCTGTAGCAGTAGTGATAGTAATGATGGTTCACAAACTTCAAAAGTAAGTGTACGAATGACAGATGCACCGGGTGATTACGATCAGGTAAACGTTGAAGTTTTAGACGTTAAAATTAAAAGCAATTCTGAAACTGGCGAAGATGGATGGGTTAGTATAGGAAATATTAAACCTGGAGTATATAATTTATTGGATTTAACTGGTGGCGTAAATGTGCTTTTGGCAGATAACGAAGTGCCATCTGGATATTTAGGTCAAATTCGATTAATTCTTGGAGAACACAATACTGTTGTTAAAGACGGTACAACTTATCCTTTAAAAACACCAAGCGCCCAACAATCGGGTTTAAAATTAAAAGTTAACCAAACATTGACAGCTGGTGCAACTTATGACTTTTTATTAGATTTTGATGTAGAGCATTCTGTAGTTGTAGAAGCTGGTAATTCTGGCAACTTCAATTTACATCCTGTAATTAGAGTTTCTACAAATGCAACATCTGGAATAATCAAAGGAATTGTAACACCTTTTACTTTCCAATCTTTAGTATCAGTTCAAATAGGAGACACAACTGTTTCAGCTTATACAGATGAACTAGGAGTGTTTCAGCTAAATGGTATTCCGGCGGGAACTTATTCTGTAACCATTACACCTGATGTAAGTTCACAATTGCCTGCTTTAATTGTTCCTAATGTGGTGGTCGTAAACGGGCAAATCACAAACATGAACACTCTCGTTTTAAAATAA
- a CDS encoding SDR family NAD(P)-dependent oxidoreductase — MKKTVLITGATSGIGKATAQILAKNNYKVVLCGRRTDRLEELQKELSAFTEVHSLAFDVRNKEEVLEKIGSLPNDFSTIDVLINNAGNAHGLDPIQNGNLDDWDAMIDINVKGLLYVSKAIIPQMVERQLGHIINIGSTAAKEVYPNGNVYCGSKHAVDAITAGMRIDLNPFGIRVGGIHPGMVATEFSEVRFKGDVERAANVYKGFDPLQAEDIADIIHFVVSRPYHVNIADLVVMSTAQASSTIVKKNI, encoded by the coding sequence ATGAAAAAGACAGTTTTAATTACTGGAGCAACAAGCGGAATTGGAAAAGCGACTGCTCAGATTTTAGCAAAAAACAATTATAAAGTGGTTCTCTGCGGAAGACGTACAGACCGCTTAGAAGAACTTCAAAAAGAACTTTCAGCTTTTACTGAAGTGCATTCTTTAGCATTTGATGTTCGAAACAAAGAAGAAGTTTTAGAAAAAATAGGTTCTCTGCCAAACGATTTTTCTACAATCGATGTTTTAATTAATAACGCTGGAAATGCTCACGGTTTAGATCCAATTCAAAATGGAAATTTGGACGATTGGGATGCCATGATTGATATTAATGTGAAAGGACTTTTATATGTGTCAAAAGCAATAATTCCGCAAATGGTCGAAAGACAATTGGGGCATATTATTAATATAGGTTCAACAGCGGCAAAAGAAGTTTACCCGAACGGAAATGTATACTGCGGTTCTAAGCACGCCGTTGATGCCATTACAGCAGGAATGCGAATTGACTTGAATCCGTTTGGAATTAGAGTTGGCGGTATTCATCCAGGAATGGTAGCAACAGAATTTAGCGAAGTCCGTTTTAAAGGAGATGTTGAAAGAGCGGCAAATGTTTATAAAGGATTTGATCCGCTGCAGGCAGAAGATATTGCGGATATTATTCACTTCGTGGTTTCAAGACCTTATCATGTAAATATTGCCGATTTGGTTGTTATGAGTACGGCACAGGCGTCTTCGACTATTGTAAAGAAAAATATTTAA